The Sesamum indicum cultivar Zhongzhi No. 13 linkage group LG2, S_indicum_v1.0, whole genome shotgun sequence genome contains a region encoding:
- the LOC105156467 gene encoding cytochrome P450 CYP749A22-like translates to MIAICAVCVSLLLLLPLTIVLYKLWWAPLHFQSIMESQGIKGPCYNFFHNNTKEIIKIKNQTSYNSPIDLPDHDIFPRFQPYWYSCMKLYGNNFLVWNGTQPQVVVTEPELIKEILVNRNGAYPKTKREGYLKKLLGDGITVAEGEKWLKLRKLANHAFHGECLKDMVPAMVASVQTMLEKWRHYEGKEIEVCGDFRILSSEVISRTAFGSSYVEGIKIFNMLGKLSALISENANKMNFLGLVKFVRTKADSEADKIEQLLHESIMEIVRKRQDEVITVRADSFGSDFLGSLLKARHEGSEKKQISAAEIIDECKTFYFAGQLTTHSLLSWSVLLLAIHPDWQEKARNEVFQLFGRENPNSEGIARLKTVNLIIHETLRLYSPVTLITRRTQGQVKLGKFKFPANVELAIPPLALHRDPDIWGQDAHLFKPERFAEGLAKATKGNPMAFLAFGFGPRICPGLNFASHEAKIALSMILQRYKFTLSPNYVHSPFIALTVQPQHGVQILLQPL, encoded by the exons ATGATTGCTATCTGTGCAGTGTGCGTTTCCCTTCTACTATTGCTGCCTTTAACCATCGTTCTCTACAAGTTATGGTGGGCTCCGCTCCATTTTCAAAGCATAATGGAGTCTCAAGGAATCAAAGGCCCCTGTTACAACTTCTTCCATAACAACACAAAGGAAATcatcaaaatcaagaaccaAACCAGCTATAATTCTCCCATAGATTTACCTGATCATGATATATTTCCAAGGTTTCAGCCTTACTGGTATTCCTGTATGAAGTTATACG GCAATAATTTCCTTGTCTGGAATGGTACTCAGCCTCAAGTTGTAGTTACTGAACCCGAGTTGATTAAAGAAATACTTGTCAACAGAAATGGTGCATATCCAAAAACTAAGAGGGAAGGTTACTTGAAGAAATTGTTGGGAGATGGGATTACGGTAGCAGAAGGTGAGAAATGGTTGAAGCTTAGAAAATTGGCTAACCATGCTTTCCATGGCGAGTGCCTGAAG GATATGGTTCCAGCAATGGTTGCTAGTGTCCAAACAATGCTGGAGAAATGGAGACACTATGAAGGCAAAGAAATCGAGGTCTGTGGTGATTTTAGGATTCTTAGCTCAGAAGTGATTTCCAGGACAGCTTTCGGAAGCAGCTATGTAGAAGGGATAAAGATATTCAATATGCTGGGGAAGCTGTCCGCTTTGATTTCCGAAAACGCAAATAAGATGAACTTTCTTGGCCTAGT AAAATTTGTAAGAACAAAGGCTGACAGTGAAGCAGACAAGATTGAGCAATTACTCCATGAATCTATCATGGAAATAGTAAGGAAGAGACAAGATGAGGTGATTACGGTCCGAGCAGACAGTTTTGGGAGTGACTTTCTAGGATCGCTCCTGAAAGCACGCCATGAGGGAAgtgagaaaaaacaaatatcagCAGCTGAAATCATTGATGAGTGCAAGACCTTCTATTTTGCTGGACAGTTGACAACTCACAGCTTGTTGTCATGGAGTGTGCTTCTCCTTGCAATTCACCCGGACTGGCAAGAGAAAGCACGAAACGAGGTTTTTCAACTCTTTGGTCGAGAGAATCCAAACTCAGAAGGCATTGCAAGACTGAAAACC GTGAACCTGATTATACATGAAACCCTCAGGCTGTACAGCCCTGTGACTCTAATTACAAGAAGAACACAAGGCCAAGTGAAGTTGGGAAAATTCAAGTTTCCAGCAAACGTTGAGCTGGCTATTCCACCTCTAGCCCTGCACAGGGATCCTGATATATGGGGACAAGATGCTCATCTCTTCAAACCAGAGAGGTTTGCTGAAGGATTGGCAAAGGCAACGAAAGGCAATCCTATGGCTTTTCTTGCATTTGGATTTGGACCTCGTATATGTCCAGGCTTGAACTTTGCAAGTCATGAAGCAAAGATAGCGCTTTCAATGATCCTCCAACGATATAAGTTCACGCTCTCGCCAAACTATGTTCACTCACCTTTTATAGCCCTCACGGTTCAGCCTCAGCATGGAGTTCAAATCTTGCTCCAGCCATTGTAG
- the LOC105156471 gene encoding cytochrome P450 CYP749A22-like — MTILVSIVILLASSLFIYILLTLIGLIKKVWLNPIRVQHLMRSQGINGPSYRFLHGNTKEIISMKRETMGKAMDEISHDIFPRVLPHVHSWAKLYGANFLNWYGPQAQLVVTEAELVKEILNNKDENYPKIDLEGYAKKLLGDGLSSSKGQKWARMRKLANSVFHAESLKNMIPAMITSVETMLEKWKEYEDKEIEVFEEFRILTSEIISRTALGSSYMEGKNIFDMLMKLTLIVSRNAHKIKFPGISLFLRSKDEIESEKLGQGIRDCVVQIITKRETGETFRTDFLGKLLEANQDTDERKRISVEDITDECKTFYFAGHETSTSSLAWTILLLSVHQEWQDKARNEVIELFGQSKPNPDGIARLKILTMIIEESLRLYCPVPAIKRKVEKEVKLGKLTLPPQTELYISQLALHHDPNIWGEDVHLFRPERFEQGIVKATNNNPVAFLPFGFGPRTCVGLNFAMTEAKIALSMILQRYRLILSPTYIHSPVQVFMVRPQHGVQVILQKI, encoded by the exons ATGACTATTCTTGTAAGCATAGTGATCCTTCTTGCTAGCTCTTTGTTCATTTACATCCTGCTAACTCTGATTGGATTGATTAAGAAAGTATGGTTGAATCCAATCCGAGTACAACACCTGATGAGGTCACAAGGAATCAATGGCCCTTCATACAGGTTTCTCCATGGAAACACAAAGGAGATCATCAGCATGAAGAGAGAGACTATGGGAAAAGCCATGGATGAGATATCACATGATATATTCCCAAGAGTTCTGCCTCATGTACATTCATGGGCAAAGTTATATG GTGCAAATTTCCTCAACTGGTATGGTCCTCAAGCTCAACTGGTTGTCACTGAAGCAGAACTTGTTAAAgaaattctaaataataaagatgaaaattaCCCAAAAATCGACCTTGAAGGGTACGCAAAGAAGCTACTGGGAGACGGGCTCTCGTCATCAAAAGGCCAGAAATGGGCAAGGATGAGAAAACTCGCCAACAGTGTTTTCCATGCAGAGAGCCTGAAA AATATGATTCCTGCAATGATCACAAGTGTGGAGACAATGCTAGAGAAGTGGAAGGAATATGAAGACAAAGAAATTGAGGTATTTGAAGAGTTCAGAATACTGACATCAGAAATCATTTCCAGGACAGCTTTAGGCAGCAGTTACATGGAAGGGAAGaacatatttgatatgttgATGAAGTTAACGTTGATAGTATCCAGAAATGCTCACAAAATTAAGTTTCCTGGGATTAG TCTATTCTTGAGGAGCAAAGACGAAATCGAGTCAGAGAAACTCGGGCAAGGCATACGGGATTGTGTCGTGCAGATAATAACGAAAAGGGAAACGGGAGAAACATTTAGAACTGATTTTCTTGGAAAGCTCTTGGAAGCTAATCAGGACACAGATGAAAGAAAGAGGATTTCAGTGGAAGACATAACCGATGAATGCAAAACATTCTACTTCGCGGGACATGAAACATCAACATCATCGCTCGCATGGACTATTCTTCTTCTATCTGTGCATCAAGAATGGCAAGATAAAGCAAGGAACGAGGTGATTGAATTGTTTGGCCAATCCAAACCTAATCCTGATGGCATAGCAAGGCtaaaaatt TTGACCATGATCATCGAAGAATCTCTGAGACTTTACTGTCCAGTGCCAGCCATCAAAAGAAAGGTCGAGAAGGAAGTTAAACTCGGAAAGTTAACTCTACCACCTCAAACAGAGCTGTACATTTCGCAATTGGCGCTGCATCATGATCCCAATATATGGGGAGAAGATGTTCATCTTTTCAGACCGGAAAGGTTCGAACAAGGCATTGTCAAGGCGACTAACAATAATCCTGTCGCATTTTTGCCATTCGGGTTCGGACCAAGAACTTGTGTCGGATTAAACTTTGCAATGACGGAAGCAAAAATAGCACTTTCGATGATTCTGCAGCGCTACAGGTTGATCCTTTCACCAACTTATATTCACTCTCCGGTTCAGGTTTTCATGGTTCGTCCACAACATGGAGTTCAGGTCATTCTCCAGAAGATTTGA
- the LOC105156468 gene encoding uncharacterized protein LOC105156468 produces MSGISVGHSHPRPCSGEKTLRRCRNNEEADNVILIDADSEKFDNVIIIDIPESLPKKRQGLHMLRKDKKWSFRNVIYIDDDETPDSNHSIGVNNVSSSAGTSSNRASCRGSKNFADSSDATAEECQFVQDNATPVRLSKCKRTYSGKALARNRYGLSSDSESDSSDSDCPDCEVLEDSSGEVQELWERAFSRRRKDIRSGPKGTRVYDRASQVVNGDRQHHQYAETKDATWQHKDASFCFTTVNSNNKNDASSPCTPKEDTNFGCTSVFDCPTVHDISQSAPRTHHYHQSGTCGRTNSEAKGSPAEQVDHPDCEPSGLNDHIGGRGEHPASSNSGFRKQSTKESNDPTPAFEGEEAPKVEPCPSKFRSCVDKDYCHGRNSKSPLENGVIPGRSSPKDSGDDTEQVYRQDNMHPVTEIPSFRNLSPNEARLQEDNSLSNCRLEEDKDGQLLIEVGDILPSAVTSIIGEREKLKETDEYKRAIEEEWASRQEALRIQAEEAQRLRRLRKRRKAESMRLLDMERRQKQRVEEIRITQKKDEENMNLKEVIRAEVRKELKQLEIACHSMASLLHLLGIRVGGWPHPLPQEVQAAYKRALLTFHPDRASRSDIRQQVEAEEKFKLINRLKEKFSPSL; encoded by the exons ATGAGTGGAATATCCGTAGGTCACTCCCATCCCAGACCGTGTTCTGGGGAAAAAACATTGAGAAGGTGCAGGAATAATGAGGAAGCTGATAATGTTATTCTGATAGATGCTGATTCAGAAAAATTCGacaatgtaattatcattGATATTCCTGAATCTTTACCAAAGAAAAGGCAAGGTTTGCACATGCTCAGGAAAGACAAGAAGTGGTCATTCAGGAATGTAATATacattgatgatgatgaaaccCCTGATAGTAACCATTCTATTGGTGTCAACAATGTCAGTTCCTCTGCTGGTACCTCTTCTAATAGAGCATCCTGCCGTGGTTCTAAGAACTTTGCGGATTCTTCAGATGCTACTGCTGAAGAATGTCAATTTGTTCAAGATAATGCAACTCCAGTGAGATTGTCGAAATGCAAGCGTACCTATTCTGGGAAAGCTTTGGCAAGAAACCGCTATGGTTTGAGTTCCGACTCCGAAAGTGATTCATCTGATAGTGATTGTCCTGATTGTGAGGTATTGGAAGATTCTTCTGGAGAGGTTCAAGAGCTGTGGGAGAGAGCTTTCTCCAGGAGAAGGAAAGATATTCGTAGTGGTCCTAAAGGTACGAGGGTTTATGATAGGGCCTCGCAAGTTGTTAATGGGGATCGCCAACACCACCAATATGCTGAAACAAAAGATGCAACTTGGCAGCATAAGGATGCCTCATTTTGTTTTACTACAGTAAAttccaataataaaaatgatgccTCATCTCCTTGTACACCGAAAGAGGATACTAATTTTGGTTGCACCTCTGTTTTTGATTGTCCTACTGTTCATGATATCTCGCAGTCAGCGCCGAGAACACATCATTATCATCAGTCTGGTACATGTGGCAGAACCAATTCTGAAGCCAAAGGTTCTCCTGCTGAGCAGGTTGATCACCCGGATTGTGAGCCATCAGGTTTGAACGATCACATTGGGGGAAGAGGGGAGCATCCAGCTTCATCTAATTCTGGATTCAGGAAACAGTCAACCAAGGAATCCAATGATCCAACACCTGCTTTCGAGGGTGAGGAAGCTCCTAAAGTAGAACCTTGTCCATCAAAGTTTAGATCATGTGTTGATAAGGATTACTGTCATGGAAGAAATTCTAAAAGTCCATTGGAAAATGGGGTCATCCCAGGCAGATCTTCTCCAAAGGACTCAGGAGATGACACCGAACAAGTTTACCGTCAGGACAACATGCATCCGGTCACTGAGATACCATCATTTAGGAATCTCTCTCCTAATGAAGCCAGACTTCAAGAGGACAATTCTTTGTCAAATTGTCGATTGGAGGAGGATAAAGATGGTCAACTGCTTATCGAAGTTGGAGACATTTTGCCTTCAGCAGTGACCAGTATAATTGGTGAACGAGAAAAGCTTAAGGAAACAGATGAGTATAAAAGAGCAATAGAGGAAGAATGGGCTTCACGGCAAGAAGCGCTGCGAATCCAG GCTGAAGAAGCACAACGACTCCGGCGGTTGCggaagagaagaaaagctGAGAGCATGCGTTTGTTGGATATGGAAAGAAGACAGAAACAGCGTGTAGAGGAAATAAGGATTACTCAAAAGAAG gaTGAGGAAAATATGAACTTGAAGGAGGTAATTCGTGCTGAAGTTAGGAAGGAGCTCAAGCAACTGGAAATTGCGTGCCACAGTATGGCTTCTCTCTTGCATTTATTGGGAATTCGTGTGGGCGGTTGGCCTCATCCCTTGCCACAAGAG GTACAGGCAGCTTACAAACGAGCCTTGCTGACTTTTCACCCAGATCGAGCCTCACGATCTGATATCCGTCAGCAAGTTGAAGCTGAGGAGAAATTTAAGCTTATTAATCGCCTGAAGGAGAAATTTTCACCTTCTTTATGA
- the LOC105156470 gene encoding cytochrome P450 CYP749A22 has product MAVDRLILLFFSTMLLYLLQTLIKFLHKVWWGPVQLQAKMSSQGIRGPPYRFPHGNTKEISYMRTQSMEKPMAISHDIFPRIQPHVYAWTKAYGKNFLNWHGSECQLFVTEPELIKEILMNRDGAFPKMDMDGYAKKLLGEALITNEGEKWAKIRKLANHTFHAESLKRMVPKMSSSIEEMLGRWKNYEGKEIDVFKEFGLLTTEVISRTAFGNRYVDGKHTFEMVAKLTALTVRNIYKVRFPGISMVLKSDDEVEAKKLQQRIKSSILEIVKKREINVKDGEFQSFGSDYLGQLVEMTHESDVKKRITTDQMIDEIKAMYGAGHLTTTNLLGWCVLLLATNTEWQDRAREEVNRTFGRKSPDSDGIARLKIINMVINECLRLYPPVLTVTRKVAKEAKIGELRIPPKINIYISILALHHNPEIWGKDVHLFRPERFAEGVAKATNNNTAAFLPFGLGPRTCVGLNFTTNEAKVALSMILQKYKFVLSPNYAHHPADVFILTPKHGVQVILETI; this is encoded by the exons ATGGCTGTGGACAGACTGatcttgcttttcttttctactaTGCTTCTCTACTTGCTCCAAACACTCATCAAATTCTTGCATAAGGTATGGTGGGGACCTGTTCAACTACAAGCTAAAATGAGTTCACAGGGAATCAGAGGTCCACCATACAGGTTCCCCCATGGGAACACCAAAGAAATCTCTTACATGAGAACCCAATCCATGGAAAAACCTATGGCTATTTCACATGACATATTTCCAAGAATACAGCCCCATGTCTATGCATGGACCAAGGCTTACG GGaagaattttcttaattggCACGGTTCAGAGTGCCAGTTATTTGTCACGGAACCGGAGCTCATCAAAGAGATACTGATGAACAGAGATGGCGCGTTTCCGAAAATGGACATGGATGGCTATGCAAAGAAGCTGCTTGGTGAAGCTCTCATCACAAACGAGGGCGAAAAATGGGCGAAAATACGGAAACTGGCTAATCACACTTTCCATGCAGAGAGTCTCAAA AGGATGGTTCCAAAAATGAGTTCAAGCATCGAGGAAATGCTGGGAAGGTGGAAAAACTATGAAGGGAAGGAGATTGATGTGTTTAAGGAATTCGGGCTGCTGACAACTGAAGTGATTTCCAGGACAGCCTTTGGAAATAGATACGTGGATGGGAAACATACCTTTGAGATGGTCGCCAAACTGACAGCATTAACTGTTAGAAATATCTATAAAGTCAGATTTCCTGGCATCAG CATGGTACTAAAATCAGACGACGAGGTTGAAGCAAAGAAACTCCAACAAAGAATCAAAAGTTCCATTCTCGAGATTGTAAAGAAGAGGGAGATTAATGTGAAGGATGGAGAATTTCAGAGTTTTGGAAGTGATTATCTTGGACAACTTGTGGAAATGACTCATGAATCTGATGTGAAAAAACGGATTACAACAGACCAAATGATTGACGAGATCAAGGCAATGTATGGCGCGGGACACCTCACAACGACAAACTTGCTCGGGTGGTGTGTACTACTTCTAGCTACAAACACAGAGTGGCAAGACAGGGCAAGGGAGGAGGTGAACAGAACTTTCGGCAGGAAAAGCCCTGATTCTGATGGAATTGCaagattaaaaata ATCAACATGGTAATCAATGAGTGTCTGAGGCTATATCCTCCTGTCCTTACGGTGACAAGGAAAGTTGCCAAGGAAGCAAAAATAGGGGAGCTTCGTATACCTCCCAAGATCAACATTTACATCTCTATTTTAGCACTGCACCATAACCCTGAAATCTGGGGCAAAGATGTTCATCTTTTCAGACCGGAAAGATTTGCGGAAGGAGTTGCTAAAGCTACCAACAACAACACTGCAGCATTTCTGCCCTTTGGTTTGGGACCTCGAACTTGTGTAGGCTTAAATTTCACCACCAATGAAGCCAAGGTTGCACTTTCAATGATTCTGCAGAAGTACAAGTTTGTTCTGTCACCTAATTATGCGCACCATCCAGCTGATGTTTTTATCCTCACTCCCAAACATGGAGTTCAAGTGATCCTTGAAACAATCTAA
- the LOC105156472 gene encoding LOW QUALITY PROTEIN: nucleolar protein 14 (The sequence of the model RefSeq protein was modified relative to this genomic sequence to represent the inferred CDS: inserted 2 bases in 1 codon), with product MAKKSSTESSKTKKNKSKNKIKNKLSILNSEAKKTKAPKENPFESIWSRRKFDILGKKRKEDERRRIGLSRSLAIQKRQKTLLKEYEQSTKSSVFVDKRIGEQNEGLGEFDKAILRSQRERQLKLKKKSKYNLSDGEEDEFEIQDSGYFPERDDFDDEEPLDEDEADQSVGSDKKLTLGRVNHHEAEPDLEFRSAEGRENRQKSKKEVMEDIIFKSKFFKAQKAKDKEENEQFIEQLDKDFASLVQSEALLSLTQPNKMRALKALVNNSISNDNAKKEETNIEQNKVPPQQEKPDHYDKLVGEMALDMRARPSDRTKTPEELAQEEKERLEQLEVYLWFRMVAADDSSNEDANSSGEDDDESSKQIRHISGDDLGDSFSHEDKPRTKVGWIDEILRRKNDSELESDDAASSGESEDDEEDAEESDGDHDEDDKAQSLKDWEQSDDDNIETNLEDEYDDEDDDEGEGDDGIEKRVDMVDQKKISESRGKQKGNAGFSKVKANVEEDLDKKGELPYTIEAPKSFEEFSALLENRSDDQILEAIRRIRAYNAITIAAENRKKMQLFYGILLQYFAVLANKRPLNFKLLNMLVKPLMEMSTEIPYFAAICARQRLLRTRTHFCEDVRHTGKSCWPXXXXLWSMIFPCSDFRHAVMTPAILLMSEYLMRCPITSGRDIAIGSFLCSMVLSVSRQSQKFCPEAITFIQTMLMAALNNKKRCEASQLYHLMELKTLRPLLSIQGHVEKINSLNFLMLMDLPDDSPYFASNMFRSSILFSIIGNLKGFVSIYEGLKSFPEIFLPISEILHGLVEEDQIPDALKVEIRDVAGRIESKSQEHNLLRQPLRLRKQKIIKTAVPKFEENFVKGRDYDPDRERAEMKKLKKRLKQEAKGAVRELRKDNHFLLEVKERDKARMDEEKAEKYGKYRAFLQEQEHAFKSGQLGKGRKRRR from the exons ATGGCGAAGAAGTCAAGCACAGAAAGTTCGAAGacgaagaaaaataaaagtaagaaCAAGATAAAGAATAAGTTAAGCATTCTGAATTCAGAAGCAAAGAAAACCAAAGCACCCAAAGAAAATCCATTTGAGAGCATATGGTCGAGGcggaaatttgatatattggGCAAGAAACGCAAGGAAGATGAGCGACGCCGCATTGGCCTATCTCGCTCACTTGCCATCCAAAAG AGGCAAAAGACACTGCTAAAGGAATATGAGCAGAGTACAAAGTCTTCTGTCTTTGTGGATAAGCGAATTGGAGAGCAGAATGAAGGACTTGGGGAGTTTGATAAGGCAATTTTAAGATCTCAGCGTGAACGACAG ttaaaattgaagaagaaaagcaaGTACAATCTGTCTGATGGGGAGGAAGATGAATTTGAGATTCAAGACAGTGGTTACTTTCCGGAAAGAGATGATTTTGACGATGAGGAACCATTGGACGAGGACGAAGCTGACCAATCAGTTGGGAGTGACA AAAAGTTGACGCTGGGACGAGTTAATCACCATGAGGCAGAACCTGATTTGGAGTTCAGATCAGCAGAAGGAAGGGAAAAT AGGCAGAAGAGCAAGAAAGAAGTGATGGaggatattatatttaaaagcaAGTTCTTCAAG GCTCAAAAAGCAAAGGataaggaagaaaatgaacagTTTATCGAACAATTGGACAAAGATTTTGCATCATTAGTTCAGTCTGAGGCCCTCTTGTCACTGACACAACCAAACAAAATGAGAGCTCTCAAAGCTCTTGTAAACAACAGTATCTCAAATGACAATGCCAAGAAAGAGGAGACAAACATTGAACAGAACAAAGTTCCCCCTCAGCAG GAAAAACCTGATCATTATGACAAACTGGTTGGTGAAATGGCACTTGATATGCGGGCTCGGCCGTCTGACAGGACAAAGACACCGGAAGAGTTAGCTCAAGAGGAGAAAGAACGTCTAGAGCAATTGGAGGT GTACCTATGGTTCAGGATGGTTGCTGCTGATGATTCCAGCAATGAAGATGCCAATAGTTCtggagaagatgatgatgaatcTTCTAAGCAGATTAGACATATATCTGGGGATGATCTTGGTGATTCCTTCTCTCATGAGGACAAACCAAGAACTAAAGTTGGTTGGATTGATGAGATCCTTAGAAGAAAGAATGATAGTGAGCTGGAGAGTGATGATGCTGCGAGTTCTGGGGAATCAGAAGATGATGAGGAGGATGCGGAAGAATCTGATGGGGACCATGATGAAGATGACAAGGCTCAATCTCTCAAGGACTGGGAACAGAGTGATGATGACAATATTGAAACTAATTTGGAGGACGaatatgatgatgaagatgacgATGAAGGAGAGGGTGATGATGGTATTGAGAAACGGGTGGATATGGTAGACCAGAAGAAGATATCAGAAAGTAGGGGCAAACAAAAAGGCAATGCAGGTTTTTCCAAAGTAAAAGCAAATGTTGAAGaggatttggataaaaaaggGGAGCTTCCCTATACAATTGAAGCTCCAAAAAGTTTCGAAGAATTTAGTGCATTGTTGGAGAATCGCTCCGATGATCAAATTCTGGAAGCTATAAGGCGAATTAGGGCATATAATGCAATCACTATCGCAGCAGAGAacaggaaaaaaatgcaa CTATTTTATGGCATCTTATTGCAATACTTTGCTGTTTTGGCAAACAAAAGACCATTGAACTTCAAGTTGCTCAATATGCTTGTCAAGCCCTTGATGGAGATGAGTACAGAGATCCCATACTTTGCGGCCATATGCGCTCGTCAGCGATTGCTACGTACCCGTACTCATTTTTGTGAAGATGTCAGGCACACAG GGAAAAGTTGTTGGCC NNNNNNNNNNCTGTGGTCCATGATCTTCCCCTGTTCTGATTTCCGGCATGCTGTCATGACTCCTGCTATCTTGTTGATGTCCGAATACCTCATGCGCTGTCCTATAACTTCTGGTCGAGATATTGCAATTGGTTCCTTCTTGTGTTCTATGGTGCTCTCT GTCAGTAGACAATCCCAAAAGTTCTGCCCTGAAGCAATTACATTCATACAAACCATGCTAATGGCAGCtctaaataataagaaaagatgCGAAGCTTCTCAG TTATATCATCTCATGGAATTGAAAACATTAAGACCATTACTCTCTATTCAAGGACACGTTGAGAAGATCAATTCTTTAAACTTTCTAATGTTAATGGACTTGCCGGATGACTCTCCTTATTTTGCCTCCAACATGTTCAG GTCCAGCATACTCTTTTCAATCATTGGAAATCTTAAAGGATTTGTCAGCATTTATGAGGGATTAAAATCTTTCCCTGAGATATTTTTGCcaatttctgaaatattaCATGGACTGGTAGAAGAAGATCAGATACCAGATGCATTGAAGGTCGAAATCAGAGATGTAGCCGGACGTATTGAGAGTAAATCTCAGGAACACAACTTGCTGCGTCAACCACTACGACTCCGTAAGCAAAAGATTATCAAGACAGCAGTTCCAAAGTTTGAAGAGAA CTTCGTCAAGGGAAGAGATTATGATCCAGATCGTGAGCGAGctgagatgaaaaaattaaagaaacgTCTGAAACAGGAAGCTAAAGGTGCTGTTCGCGAACTGCGGAAAGATAATCACTTCTTGTTGGAGGTAAAGGAAAGGGATAAGGCACGAATGGACGAAGAAAAGGCTGAGAAGTACGGGAAATATAGAGCTTTCCTCCAAGAACAGGAGCATGCATTCAAGTCTGGGCAACTGGGTAAAGGCAGGAAGAGAAGGAGATGA